The following coding sequences lie in one Anoplolepis gracilipes chromosome 4, ASM4749672v1, whole genome shotgun sequence genomic window:
- the LOC140665334 gene encoding 1-acylglycerol-3-phosphate O-acyltransferase Pnpla3-like isoform X4, whose protein sequence is MNLSFAGCGFLGIYHVGVAVCFKKYAPHLLLNKISGASAGAIAACCLLCDLPLGEITSNVLRLARQARQHTLGPFSPSFNVQHFLLESLRKFLPDDAHIRVNGKLHISMTRVYDGKNVIVSQFNSKEDLMQALLATSFVPFFSGLLPPRFHGIRYMDGGFSDNLPTLDENTITVSPFCGESDICPRDISSQLFHVNLANTSIELSRQNIYRFTKILFPPKTEILSNMCKQGFDDALRFLHRNNMLNCTRCLAVQSTYVVQETIDDSMEYDPECLECKMHRQEALVANLPETVMTIFQDAIDSANKGLVNWLFKHRSMKLLSLLTLPYTLPADVIYATITNLIGNKIETRTLEYKVVGNVLYIPQRTLTHPKHLTHSRFLMSVPKLRSNIVELTKCFLEQVSIMFPKINVYVQPLPQIIKCHFNIMEYDSNLYDIQDIEEANTLYKKQTNLNLTVQYNERQPSWADISNKSSCVINMGDLPQTVDNAFENIFQTNTDQDAVIAYYYMDDNNKVQVTEIFDVTDSESHTMLSIDEVDTNRRLQFDDWDEPAWLSQHTFNDVVENSTGEAYN, encoded by the exons ATGAATCTGTCATTCGCCGGCTGCGGTTTCCTCGGCATTTATCACGTCGGTGTGGCGGTCTGCTTCAAAAAGTACGCGCCACATTTACTGCTGAATAAGATAAGCGGTGCCTCCGCGGGAGCTATCGCCGCATGCTGCTTGCTCTGTGACCTGCCCCTCG gaGAGATAACTAGCAATGTATTACGTCTGGCACGTCAAGCACGACAACACACGCTCGGACCGTTTAGCCCATCCTTCAATGTACAACACTTCTTGCTGGAGAGCTTGCGGAAA tttttaccGGACGATGCTCATATTCGTGTAAATGGCAAATTGCACATCTCTATGACGAGAGTATATGACGGAAAGAATGTGATCGTCTCACAATTTAATTCCAAGGAAGACTTAATGCAA gCTCTACTAGCTACTTCGTTTGTACCGTTCTTTTCCGGTTTGCTGCCACCACGATTTCATGGCATCAGATATATGGACGGTGGTTTCAGTGATAATCTTCCTACGCTTGACGAAAATACGATTACTGTTAGTCCGTTCTGTGGAGAAAGCGATATCTGCCCAAGGGATATCTCGTCTCAACTTTTTCAC GTCAATCTTGCCAATACAAGCATAGAGCTCTCTCGACAAAACATATACAGATTTACGAAAATACTTTTTCCTCCTAAAACAGAG ATTCTTTCAAATATGTGTAAGCAAGGATTCGACGATGCATTGAGGTTTTTACATCGTAACAATATGCTAAACTGCACGAGATGTTTAGCGGTACAATCGACGTATGTAGTTCAGGAAACAATCGATGATAGCATGGAATATGACCCGGAATGTCTAGAATGTAAGATGCATAGACAG gAAGCATTGGTAGCTAATTTGCCTGAGACTGTTATGACAATATTTCAAGATGCGATAGACTCTGCCAATAAGGGGCTTGTTAATTGGCTATTCAAACATCGTAGTATGAAACTTTTATCGTTGTTGACTTTGCCTTACACACTCCCAGCAGATGTAATATATGCCACCATTACAAA TCTGATTGGTAACAAGATAGAAACTCGCACTTTGGAATACAAAGTAGTtggaaatgttttatatattccgCAACGGACGCTTACTCACCCTAAGCATTTAACACATTCCCG attccTTATGAGTGTTCCTAAACTGAGAAGTAACATAGTAGAATTAACTAAATGTTTCTTAGAACAAGTGAGTATAATGTTTCCAAAAATCAACGTCTATGTTCAGCCATTGCCTCAAATCATCAAATGTCATTTCAACATTATGGAATATGATTCGA atctATATGATATACAGGATATAGAAGAAgcaaatactttatataaaaaacaaacaaatttgaatttaactGTCCAATATAATGAGCG GCAACCATCATGGGCGGACATCTCGAACAAATCGAgttgtgtaataaatatggGAGATCTTCCGCAAACAGTGGATAATGCTTTCGAGAATATTTTCCAA ACAAATACAGACCAAGACGCTGTAatagcatattattatatggatGATAACAACAAAGTGCAAGTGACGGAGATATTCGATGTAACTGATTCAGAATCACACACTATGCTTTCCATAGACGAAGTTGATACCAATAGAAGACTTCAATTTGACGATTGGGATGAACCTGCATGGTTATCTCAACATACGTTCAATGatg TCGTAGAGAATAGCACAGGAGaagcttacaattag
- the LOC140665334 gene encoding 1-acylglycerol-3-phosphate O-acyltransferase Pnpla3-like isoform X2: MNLSFAGCGFLGIYHVGVAVCFKKYAPHLLLNKISGASAGAIAACCLLCDLPLGEITSNVLRLARQARQHTLGPFSPSFNVQHFLLESLRKFLPDDAHIRVNGKLHISMTRVYDGKNVIVSQFNSKEDLMQALLATSFVPFFSGLLPPRFHGIRYMDGGFSDNLPTLDENTITVSPFCGESDICPRDISSQLFHVNLANTSIELSRQNIYRFTKILFPPKTEILSNMCKQGFDDALRFLHRNNMLNCTRCLAVQSTYVVQETIDDSMEYDPECLECKMHRQEALVANLPETVMTIFQDAIDSANKGLVNWLFKHRSMKLLSLLTLPYTLPADVIYATITNLIGNKIETRTLEYKVVGNVLYIPQRTLTHPKHLTHSRFLMSVPKLRSNIVELTKCFLEQVSIMFPKINVYVQPLPQIIKCHFNIMEYDSNLYDIQDIEEANTLYKKQTNLNLTVQYNERQPSWADISNKSSCVINMGDLPQTVDNAFENIFQTNTDQDAVIAYYYMDDNNKVQVTEIFDVTDSESHTMLSIDEVDTNRRLQFDDWDEPAWLSQHTFNDESLYTDGNQQNMENLSDVSLEDEILDSANIFSDPESEWEIEKEQAEPPKSPDSRPEVDQPSTSL, encoded by the exons ATGAATCTGTCATTCGCCGGCTGCGGTTTCCTCGGCATTTATCACGTCGGTGTGGCGGTCTGCTTCAAAAAGTACGCGCCACATTTACTGCTGAATAAGATAAGCGGTGCCTCCGCGGGAGCTATCGCCGCATGCTGCTTGCTCTGTGACCTGCCCCTCG gaGAGATAACTAGCAATGTATTACGTCTGGCACGTCAAGCACGACAACACACGCTCGGACCGTTTAGCCCATCCTTCAATGTACAACACTTCTTGCTGGAGAGCTTGCGGAAA tttttaccGGACGATGCTCATATTCGTGTAAATGGCAAATTGCACATCTCTATGACGAGAGTATATGACGGAAAGAATGTGATCGTCTCACAATTTAATTCCAAGGAAGACTTAATGCAA gCTCTACTAGCTACTTCGTTTGTACCGTTCTTTTCCGGTTTGCTGCCACCACGATTTCATGGCATCAGATATATGGACGGTGGTTTCAGTGATAATCTTCCTACGCTTGACGAAAATACGATTACTGTTAGTCCGTTCTGTGGAGAAAGCGATATCTGCCCAAGGGATATCTCGTCTCAACTTTTTCAC GTCAATCTTGCCAATACAAGCATAGAGCTCTCTCGACAAAACATATACAGATTTACGAAAATACTTTTTCCTCCTAAAACAGAG ATTCTTTCAAATATGTGTAAGCAAGGATTCGACGATGCATTGAGGTTTTTACATCGTAACAATATGCTAAACTGCACGAGATGTTTAGCGGTACAATCGACGTATGTAGTTCAGGAAACAATCGATGATAGCATGGAATATGACCCGGAATGTCTAGAATGTAAGATGCATAGACAG gAAGCATTGGTAGCTAATTTGCCTGAGACTGTTATGACAATATTTCAAGATGCGATAGACTCTGCCAATAAGGGGCTTGTTAATTGGCTATTCAAACATCGTAGTATGAAACTTTTATCGTTGTTGACTTTGCCTTACACACTCCCAGCAGATGTAATATATGCCACCATTACAAA TCTGATTGGTAACAAGATAGAAACTCGCACTTTGGAATACAAAGTAGTtggaaatgttttatatattccgCAACGGACGCTTACTCACCCTAAGCATTTAACACATTCCCG attccTTATGAGTGTTCCTAAACTGAGAAGTAACATAGTAGAATTAACTAAATGTTTCTTAGAACAAGTGAGTATAATGTTTCCAAAAATCAACGTCTATGTTCAGCCATTGCCTCAAATCATCAAATGTCATTTCAACATTATGGAATATGATTCGA atctATATGATATACAGGATATAGAAGAAgcaaatactttatataaaaaacaaacaaatttgaatttaactGTCCAATATAATGAGCG GCAACCATCATGGGCGGACATCTCGAACAAATCGAgttgtgtaataaatatggGAGATCTTCCGCAAACAGTGGATAATGCTTTCGAGAATATTTTCCAA ACAAATACAGACCAAGACGCTGTAatagcatattattatatggatGATAACAACAAAGTGCAAGTGACGGAGATATTCGATGTAACTGATTCAGAATCACACACTATGCTTTCCATAGACGAAGTTGATACCAATAGAAGACTTCAATTTGACGATTGGGATGAACCTGCATGGTTATCTCAACATACGTTCAATGatg AGTCTCTTTATACCGATGGAAATCAACAAAATATGGAAAACTTATCAGATGTATCATTAGAAGATGAGATACTAGATAGTGCAAATATATTCTCTGATCCGGAAAGTGAATGGGAAATAGAAAAGGAACAAGCAGAACCGCCCAAGTCTCCGGACAGTCGACCGGAAGTAGATCAACCATCCacgagtttataa
- the LOC140665334 gene encoding 1-acylglycerol-3-phosphate O-acyltransferase Pnpla3-like isoform X1 gives MNLSFAGCGFLGIYHVGVAVCFKKYAPHLLLNKISGASAGAIAACCLLCDLPLGEITSNVLRLARQARQHTLGPFSPSFNVQHFLLESLRKFLPDDAHIRVNGKLHISMTRVYDGKNVIVSQFNSKEDLMQALLATSFVPFFSGLLPPRFHGIRYMDGGFSDNLPTLDENTITVSPFCGESDICPRDISSQLFHVNLANTSIELSRQNIYRFTKILFPPKTEILSNMCKQGFDDALRFLHRNNMLNCTRCLAVQSTYVVQETIDDSMEYDPECLECKMHRQEALVANLPETVMTIFQDAIDSANKGLVNWLFKHRSMKLLSLLTLPYTLPADVIYATITNLIGNKIETRTLEYKVVGNVLYIPQRTLTHPKHLTHSRFLMSVPKLRSNIVELTKCFLEQVSIMFPKINVYVQPLPQIIKCHFNIMEYDSNLYDIQDIEEANTLYKKQTNLNLTVQYNERQPSWADISNKSSCVINMGDLPQTVDNAFENIFQTNTDQDAVIAYYYMDDNNKVQVTEIFDVTDSESHTMLSIDEVDTNRRLQFDDWDEPAWLSQHTFNDAESLYTDGNQQNMENLSDVSLEDEILDSANIFSDPESEWEIEKEQAEPPKSPDSRPEVDQPSTSL, from the exons ATGAATCTGTCATTCGCCGGCTGCGGTTTCCTCGGCATTTATCACGTCGGTGTGGCGGTCTGCTTCAAAAAGTACGCGCCACATTTACTGCTGAATAAGATAAGCGGTGCCTCCGCGGGAGCTATCGCCGCATGCTGCTTGCTCTGTGACCTGCCCCTCG gaGAGATAACTAGCAATGTATTACGTCTGGCACGTCAAGCACGACAACACACGCTCGGACCGTTTAGCCCATCCTTCAATGTACAACACTTCTTGCTGGAGAGCTTGCGGAAA tttttaccGGACGATGCTCATATTCGTGTAAATGGCAAATTGCACATCTCTATGACGAGAGTATATGACGGAAAGAATGTGATCGTCTCACAATTTAATTCCAAGGAAGACTTAATGCAA gCTCTACTAGCTACTTCGTTTGTACCGTTCTTTTCCGGTTTGCTGCCACCACGATTTCATGGCATCAGATATATGGACGGTGGTTTCAGTGATAATCTTCCTACGCTTGACGAAAATACGATTACTGTTAGTCCGTTCTGTGGAGAAAGCGATATCTGCCCAAGGGATATCTCGTCTCAACTTTTTCAC GTCAATCTTGCCAATACAAGCATAGAGCTCTCTCGACAAAACATATACAGATTTACGAAAATACTTTTTCCTCCTAAAACAGAG ATTCTTTCAAATATGTGTAAGCAAGGATTCGACGATGCATTGAGGTTTTTACATCGTAACAATATGCTAAACTGCACGAGATGTTTAGCGGTACAATCGACGTATGTAGTTCAGGAAACAATCGATGATAGCATGGAATATGACCCGGAATGTCTAGAATGTAAGATGCATAGACAG gAAGCATTGGTAGCTAATTTGCCTGAGACTGTTATGACAATATTTCAAGATGCGATAGACTCTGCCAATAAGGGGCTTGTTAATTGGCTATTCAAACATCGTAGTATGAAACTTTTATCGTTGTTGACTTTGCCTTACACACTCCCAGCAGATGTAATATATGCCACCATTACAAA TCTGATTGGTAACAAGATAGAAACTCGCACTTTGGAATACAAAGTAGTtggaaatgttttatatattccgCAACGGACGCTTACTCACCCTAAGCATTTAACACATTCCCG attccTTATGAGTGTTCCTAAACTGAGAAGTAACATAGTAGAATTAACTAAATGTTTCTTAGAACAAGTGAGTATAATGTTTCCAAAAATCAACGTCTATGTTCAGCCATTGCCTCAAATCATCAAATGTCATTTCAACATTATGGAATATGATTCGA atctATATGATATACAGGATATAGAAGAAgcaaatactttatataaaaaacaaacaaatttgaatttaactGTCCAATATAATGAGCG GCAACCATCATGGGCGGACATCTCGAACAAATCGAgttgtgtaataaatatggGAGATCTTCCGCAAACAGTGGATAATGCTTTCGAGAATATTTTCCAA ACAAATACAGACCAAGACGCTGTAatagcatattattatatggatGATAACAACAAAGTGCAAGTGACGGAGATATTCGATGTAACTGATTCAGAATCACACACTATGCTTTCCATAGACGAAGTTGATACCAATAGAAGACTTCAATTTGACGATTGGGATGAACCTGCATGGTTATCTCAACATACGTTCAATGatg CAGAGTCTCTTTATACCGATGGAAATCAACAAAATATGGAAAACTTATCAGATGTATCATTAGAAGATGAGATACTAGATAGTGCAAATATATTCTCTGATCCGGAAAGTGAATGGGAAATAGAAAAGGAACAAGCAGAACCGCCCAAGTCTCCGGACAGTCGACCGGAAGTAGATCAACCATCCacgagtttataa
- the LOC140665334 gene encoding 1-acylglycerol-3-phosphate O-acyltransferase Pnpla3-like isoform X3: MNLSFAGCGFLGIYHVGVAVCFKKYAPHLLLNKISGASAGAIAACCLLCDLPLGEITSNVLRLARQARQHTLGPFSPSFNVQHFLLESLRKFLPDDAHIRVNGKLHISMTRVYDGKNVIVSQFNSKEDLMQALLATSFVPFFSGLLPPRFHGIRYMDGGFSDNLPTLDENTITVSPFCGESDICPRDISSQLFHVNLANTSIELSRQNIYRFTKILFPPKTEILSNMCKQGFDDALRFLHRNNMLNCTRCLAVQSTYVVQETIDDSMEYDPECLECKMHRQEALVANLPETVMTIFQDAIDSANKGLVNWLFKHRSMKLLSLLTLPYTLPADVIYATITKFLMSVPKLRSNIVELTKCFLEQVSIMFPKINVYVQPLPQIIKCHFNIMEYDSNLYDIQDIEEANTLYKKQTNLNLTVQYNERQPSWADISNKSSCVINMGDLPQTVDNAFENIFQTNTDQDAVIAYYYMDDNNKVQVTEIFDVTDSESHTMLSIDEVDTNRRLQFDDWDEPAWLSQHTFNDAESLYTDGNQQNMENLSDVSLEDEILDSANIFSDPESEWEIEKEQAEPPKSPDSRPEVDQPSTSL, from the exons ATGAATCTGTCATTCGCCGGCTGCGGTTTCCTCGGCATTTATCACGTCGGTGTGGCGGTCTGCTTCAAAAAGTACGCGCCACATTTACTGCTGAATAAGATAAGCGGTGCCTCCGCGGGAGCTATCGCCGCATGCTGCTTGCTCTGTGACCTGCCCCTCG gaGAGATAACTAGCAATGTATTACGTCTGGCACGTCAAGCACGACAACACACGCTCGGACCGTTTAGCCCATCCTTCAATGTACAACACTTCTTGCTGGAGAGCTTGCGGAAA tttttaccGGACGATGCTCATATTCGTGTAAATGGCAAATTGCACATCTCTATGACGAGAGTATATGACGGAAAGAATGTGATCGTCTCACAATTTAATTCCAAGGAAGACTTAATGCAA gCTCTACTAGCTACTTCGTTTGTACCGTTCTTTTCCGGTTTGCTGCCACCACGATTTCATGGCATCAGATATATGGACGGTGGTTTCAGTGATAATCTTCCTACGCTTGACGAAAATACGATTACTGTTAGTCCGTTCTGTGGAGAAAGCGATATCTGCCCAAGGGATATCTCGTCTCAACTTTTTCAC GTCAATCTTGCCAATACAAGCATAGAGCTCTCTCGACAAAACATATACAGATTTACGAAAATACTTTTTCCTCCTAAAACAGAG ATTCTTTCAAATATGTGTAAGCAAGGATTCGACGATGCATTGAGGTTTTTACATCGTAACAATATGCTAAACTGCACGAGATGTTTAGCGGTACAATCGACGTATGTAGTTCAGGAAACAATCGATGATAGCATGGAATATGACCCGGAATGTCTAGAATGTAAGATGCATAGACAG gAAGCATTGGTAGCTAATTTGCCTGAGACTGTTATGACAATATTTCAAGATGCGATAGACTCTGCCAATAAGGGGCTTGTTAATTGGCTATTCAAACATCGTAGTATGAAACTTTTATCGTTGTTGACTTTGCCTTACACACTCCCAGCAGATGTAATATATGCCACCATTACAAA attccTTATGAGTGTTCCTAAACTGAGAAGTAACATAGTAGAATTAACTAAATGTTTCTTAGAACAAGTGAGTATAATGTTTCCAAAAATCAACGTCTATGTTCAGCCATTGCCTCAAATCATCAAATGTCATTTCAACATTATGGAATATGATTCGA atctATATGATATACAGGATATAGAAGAAgcaaatactttatataaaaaacaaacaaatttgaatttaactGTCCAATATAATGAGCG GCAACCATCATGGGCGGACATCTCGAACAAATCGAgttgtgtaataaatatggGAGATCTTCCGCAAACAGTGGATAATGCTTTCGAGAATATTTTCCAA ACAAATACAGACCAAGACGCTGTAatagcatattattatatggatGATAACAACAAAGTGCAAGTGACGGAGATATTCGATGTAACTGATTCAGAATCACACACTATGCTTTCCATAGACGAAGTTGATACCAATAGAAGACTTCAATTTGACGATTGGGATGAACCTGCATGGTTATCTCAACATACGTTCAATGatg CAGAGTCTCTTTATACCGATGGAAATCAACAAAATATGGAAAACTTATCAGATGTATCATTAGAAGATGAGATACTAGATAGTGCAAATATATTCTCTGATCCGGAAAGTGAATGGGAAATAGAAAAGGAACAAGCAGAACCGCCCAAGTCTCCGGACAGTCGACCGGAAGTAGATCAACCATCCacgagtttataa
- the LOC140664762 gene encoding patatin-like phospholipase domain-containing protein 2 isoform X1, producing the protein MNLSFTGGGFLGIYHVGVAIGLKKYASHLVDKASGASAGAIAACCLLCGMSLEETVNGVLHIAEAARKYTVLGPFSPYFNVQRVLLEVLEKILPGDVHIRVNGKLHISLTRMYDMKNVIISQFDSREDLLQALLATSFVPLFSGLLPPRFHGMRYMDGGFSDNLPMFDENTITVCPFSGESDICPRDPLHHLYNVNVCNMNVELSKQNLYRIAQAFFPSKTEILLSVCKQGYDDALQFLRRRNLLE; encoded by the exons ATGAATCTATCATTCACCGGTGGCGGTTTCCTTGGTATCTATCACGTTGGTGTAGCAATCggtttgaaaaaatatgcatcGCATTTAGTGGATAAAGCAAGCGGCGCATCTGCAGGTGCTATAGCTGCGTGTTGCTTACTTTGCGGTATGTCTCTTG AAGAAACTGTAAACGGTGTATTACATATAGCAGAGGCAGCGCGAAAATATACCGTACTCGGACCGTTCAGTCCATATTTCAATGTGCAACGTGTACTGTTGGAGGTCCTGGAAAAG ATTTTACCGGGAGATGTTCATATCCGTGTAAATGGCAAACTGCATATCTCTTTAACTAGAATGTATGATATGAAGAACGTGATTATCTCGCAATTCGATTCAAGAGAAGACTTATTACAA gcTCTACTAGCCACTTCGTTTGTGCCATTGTTTTCCGGTTTGCTGCCACCACGATTTCATGGCATGAGGTACATGGACGGTGGTTTCAGTGACAATCTTCCTATGTTCGATGAAAATACTATTACTGTATGTCCATTTAGCGGAGAGAGTGATATTTGTCCTAGAGACCCCTTGCATCATCTTTATAAC GTCAATGTCTGTAATATGAACGTAGAACTttctaaacaaaatttatataggatTGCGCAGGCATTTTTTCCATCTAAAACAGAG atTCTCTTAAGTGTATGTAAGCAAGGATATGATGATGCATTACAATTTTTGCGTCGTAGAAATTTGTTAGAATAA
- the LOC140664762 gene encoding patatin-like phospholipase domain-containing protein 2 isoform X2 — protein sequence MNLSFTGGGFLGIYHVGVAIGLKKYASHLVDKASGASAGAIAACCLLCEETVNGVLHIAEAARKYTVLGPFSPYFNVQRVLLEVLEKILPGDVHIRVNGKLHISLTRMYDMKNVIISQFDSREDLLQALLATSFVPLFSGLLPPRFHGMRYMDGGFSDNLPMFDENTITVCPFSGESDICPRDPLHHLYNVNVCNMNVELSKQNLYRIAQAFFPSKTEILLSVCKQGYDDALQFLRRRNLLE from the exons ATGAATCTATCATTCACCGGTGGCGGTTTCCTTGGTATCTATCACGTTGGTGTAGCAATCggtttgaaaaaatatgcatcGCATTTAGTGGATAAAGCAAGCGGCGCATCTGCAGGTGCTATAGCTGCGTGTTGCTTACTTTGCG AAGAAACTGTAAACGGTGTATTACATATAGCAGAGGCAGCGCGAAAATATACCGTACTCGGACCGTTCAGTCCATATTTCAATGTGCAACGTGTACTGTTGGAGGTCCTGGAAAAG ATTTTACCGGGAGATGTTCATATCCGTGTAAATGGCAAACTGCATATCTCTTTAACTAGAATGTATGATATGAAGAACGTGATTATCTCGCAATTCGATTCAAGAGAAGACTTATTACAA gcTCTACTAGCCACTTCGTTTGTGCCATTGTTTTCCGGTTTGCTGCCACCACGATTTCATGGCATGAGGTACATGGACGGTGGTTTCAGTGACAATCTTCCTATGTTCGATGAAAATACTATTACTGTATGTCCATTTAGCGGAGAGAGTGATATTTGTCCTAGAGACCCCTTGCATCATCTTTATAAC GTCAATGTCTGTAATATGAACGTAGAACTttctaaacaaaatttatataggatTGCGCAGGCATTTTTTCCATCTAAAACAGAG atTCTCTTAAGTGTATGTAAGCAAGGATATGATGATGCATTACAATTTTTGCGTCGTAGAAATTTGTTAGAATAA
- the LOC140664763 gene encoding patatin-like phospholipase domain-containing protein 2: MNLSFAGCGFLGIYHIGVAIGLKKYASHLSLDKISGASAGAMAACCLLCDMPLEETINGILYVAHVARKHTLGPFSPYFNIQHMLFENLQKILPEDAHIRVNGKLHISLTRMYDMKNVIISQFDSREDLLQALLATSFVPLFSGLLPPRFHGIRYMDGGFSDNLPTFDENTITICPFCGESDICPRDPLHHLYNLNVCNMSVELSKQNLYRFVQVFFPPKTEILSNICRQGCDDVLKFLHRRNLLK; encoded by the exons ATGAATCTATCATTCGCTGGTTGCGGTTTCCTCGGCATCTATCACATCGGTGTGGCAATCGGTTTGAAAAAGTATGCGTCGCATTTATCGCTGGATAAAATAAGTGGCGCGTCCGCAGGTGCTATGGCTGCATGTTGTTTACTTTGCGATATGCCCCTCG AAGAAACTATAAACGGTATATTATATGTAGCACATGTAGCGCGAAAACATACACTTGGACCGTTTAGTCcatatttcaatatacaaCACATGCTGTTCGAGAACCTGCAGAAG ATTTTACCCGAAGATGCTCACATCCGTGTAAATGGCAAACTGCATATCTCTTTAACTAGAATGTATGATATGAAGAACGTGATTATCTCGCAATTCGATTCAAGAGAAGACTTATTACAA gcTCTACTAGCCACTTCGTTTGTGCCATTGTTTTCCGGTTTGCTGCCACCACGATTTCATGGCATAAGGTACATGGACGGTGGTTTCAGTGACAATCTTCCTACGTTCGATGAAAATACTATTACTATATGTCCATTTTGCGGAGAGAGTGATATTTGTCCTAGAGACCCCTTGCATCATCTTTATAAC CTCAATGTCTGTAATATGAGCGTAGAACTTTCtaagcaaaatttatatagattcgTGCAGGTATTCTTTCCGCCTAAAACAGag atTCTCTCAAATATATGTAGACAAGGATGCGACGATGtactaaaatttttgcatcgtagaaatttattaaaatga